TATGAACCATATGTCCGAAAGGCGGTGCATGATAGCTAACCTCTTCGCGGCTGGTCCGGCTGGCAATGCCCAACCCGATACTATCGCCCAGCGATAGCACAGCGTGCTGTTTTGCAAACGGGCCTGCTGCCTGCAGTTTTGCATGGGCGGAAAACCCGGTTTGATTATTGATCTTAACCCGATCAGGCCACTCTTTGAAAAGCTCTGCAAAGTCAATTTGGCTGTCACCAAAAACCGGTGACCAAAGCAGTTTTGTACCGCCGCCGCCAACCAGACCTTTGGTGGCAATCGAAATATGGGCGATCTCAGATGGATGCAATTCCGAGCGCTCTGCAAGCCGGAATAAATCATGGCGCACCTGATCGCCAAAAGCGGCGGCGTCTGTTGCGCTGTTCGACCTTGCCACCTGAAACCGATCAAGAAGGACATTGCTATAGCTTATAAGTGAATATTCCACTTCGCTGGATGAGATATGAATAAAAGCCAATCGTGCGAAACCGGGGTTCAGCGCAAGCAGAACGCGCGGTCTTCCACGCCCTTTCGTAGGGGGCTTTTCTTCTTTGCGAATCGCGCCTTCTTCAAACAATTCGGTGGTAATGACCGAAACTGTTCCAGAGGCTAGCGTGGAATCTTCGGCGATTTCTGTATGTGAACTTGGCCCAAGACGCCGCAGGCTTTGCAGCACAAGCGCTCTGTTGTAATGGCGTAAGCCTTCGGTTGTGTTCTTATTTTTCATAATATCGCACTTATGCAACTCCTTGTTTTTAACCCTAAACAGTAATTATTTTTAATCCAGTAAAATTTTTTTCGAGAGTCGAATTGACATCAATTAATTTTCATGTTTATTTTTCTCGACTGTCGTGAAAAATGACGGTTTTTCCAACATCGATCACTCAGATCGTTGTTTTTCGTTTTGTGGGAGGATCACATGAATAAATTTTTTAGCGTGGCTGCGGCCGCGTCCGTAGCCGTATGTGCCATGTCATCAGTAACTTTCGCCGAAGGCAAAGTGATTGGCGTGTCTTGGTCAAACTTTCAAGAAGAGCGTTGGAAAACTGACGAAGCAGCCATGAAGGCCGCTATCGAAGCCAACGGGGACAAATATATTTCCGCTGATGCTCAGTTGTCTGCTTCAAAGCAGCTGACTGACGTTGAAAGCTTAATCGCCCAAGGCGCAGATGCTCTGGTTATCTTGTCCGTTGATAGCGGTTCTGTTGGCGCGGCTGTTGACGCAGCAGCGGCAGAAGGTATCCCTGTTCTTGGTTATGACCGTCTGATCGAAGACAACCGCGCATTTT
The nucleotide sequence above comes from Rhodobacteraceae bacterium Araon29. Encoded proteins:
- a CDS encoding ROK family protein, which encodes MKNKNTTEGLRHYNRALVLQSLRRLGPSSHTEIAEDSTLASGTVSVITTELFEEGAIRKEEKPPTKGRGRPRVLLALNPGFARLAFIHISSSEVEYSLISYSNVLLDRFQVARSNSATDAAAFGDQVRHDLFRLAERSELHPSEIAHISIATKGLVGGGGTKLLWSPVFGDSQIDFAELFKEWPDRVKINNQTGFSAHAKLQAAGPFAKQHAVLSLGDSIGLGIASRTSREEVSYHAPPFGHMVHMEDGPLCRCGSLGCIESYAGFYGILRAAYDAPTDHIPAKFIPKEQMDQLAADARAGDQRIRFAFRQAADVLAIGLSRLMTIHGPMAITITGPGVAYFDLMKDHFNGHFEKNLRIRVSHMPTISVETDEPGLVFSSNAMVSLAAFDSEYVATRQIERARSA